The genomic interval GATACTTTCACAAACGATTGAATTATGCACAGACATTACAACAGCGGTTGAAGCGCATGAGTATGCAATTTCTGAAAGAGCAAGAACATAGCTTACTGTATCAGCGCCTGATCCATCATATTCAAAAGGAATCATCATTCCCATAAAACCTAATTCGCCCATTTTTTTTAAATTCTCGATAGGAAATTCTTTAGTTTTATCCCTATCTGCGGCTGTCAATGCCACTACTTTTCTTGAAAATTCTCTAACCATGCTTTGAATCATTAATTGTTCATTTGTAAGTTTAAACATATATTACCACCAATAGTTCTGCTTGTTTGTTATCAATATTTTTTATTTTATGACGAATTCCTGAATTAAAATGAAGGGATTCTCCTTCATTTAAATTATTAACATTTTCTCCAACTATAACTTCTATCCTTCCAGATAATACGTAAATAAATTCTTCTCCTTCATGCTGGTAGCCTACTCCTTCATGGTCTTTCATGGGCTCTATCATTATTTTAAATGCTTTAAGATGTTTATTTTCAGCTACAGGAGTTAAAGCTGTGTAAGCATAATTTTCCGTTCTTTTATTATAAGCTTGAACACGTTTTTTTACAGTCGTTCCATTATCCTTGAGAAGTAAATCAGAGTTAATATCTAAAGCTCTTGAAACTTGTAGCAATACTCCTACTGGAGGCATTATTTCTCCTGACTCGATTTTTTGTAGATAATCAATACTGCAACCAGTATCATTCGCTATTTGCTCAAAGGTAACATTTTTTTTTTCTCTAATTTTTTTGATTTTACTTCCTACAGACACTAAAGTATCTGCTTTTTTTTTAGGCATAATATCTCCTCTTTTTGAATATTTTAAGTTAGAGCCTATGTTTATTAATTTCTTACATATTATTAGGCTACTACCTTATTTTAAGCCAATTTTCAACTTTTAACTTTAAGACTTTCATATAAAATATAAACTCTTGCTATAGAAAAATACTTATAGTAATAGTAAATTTTATTTATACCTTATAACTTATTCTTTTGGAATCTATTGTTGGACGAAGCCTTTTAATAACAATGAAAAAGTCATACTCAAAATAATACAAAATTTGGAGGTAGGAAATGTCAATGAATGGAGCTGGAGGAACAAGTGGAGGGATAGGAAGATTTTTTACCGGCCTTTTTATGATGATTGGAGGAGGATATCTTTTTTTAAATTCAATTCAAGTAACAAATTATTTTAATTTTGGATATTCATTATACTCTTTAGGTACTATACGTATTACAGCTGGAATGGTTTTAATTCCTTTAATCTTCGGAGTATCCATGATTTTTTATAATGGTAAAACTATTTTAGGATGGATTTTACTATCAAGCTCTTTGGTAATGCTTACGTTTGGGGTAATATCAAGTATAAACTTTAGATTTAGATCTATGACAGCTTTCGAGCTAATAATGATATTAGTTTTATTTTTCGGAGGCATTGGATTATTTTTAAGTTCTTTAAAAGAAAAATAAAATAGTAAAATTAATGAGCTGAGGTGATTTATGAAAAAATTATTGTATCAAATAATTACCGTTATCTTTTTAATAAGCCTTTTCCTTAACGCAGCTTATGGAAAAGAAGATTGGAAGCTAATTAAAGATAAAAATGATATTAAAGTGTATGAAAGGAAGATTCCAGATTTAGAATTAAAAGAATATAAAGGAGTTGGAATCGTTAATGCTCGGCTTGAAATAGTTGGAGAACTACTCGGAGATCCAAGTTCC from Desulfobacterales bacterium carries:
- a CDS encoding helix-turn-helix transcriptional regulator → MPKKKADTLVSVGSKIKKIREKKNVTFEQIANDTGCSIDYLQKIESGEIMPPVGVLLQVSRALDINSDLLLKDNGTTVKKRVQAYNKRTENYAYTALTPVAENKHLKAFKIMIEPMKDHEGVGYQHEGEEFIYVLSGRIEVIVGENVNNLNEGESLHFNSGIRHKIKNIDNKQAELLVVIYV